The sequence GGCTGAAGATGCCGTAGGGGAAACCGTGTCCCCAGGCGCCGAGCAACACCGGGCGGATCACCACCAGGGTCACGTACGCGAGGATGGCCACGCTGAAGGCAAAGGGCACGTGGTAGCCCATGCCCAGCTTGCGGCAGATCTCCACTTCGCGCAGCGCCCACGACACGAAGGAGCCGATCGCACAGACCGTGATCAGCTGCCACAGGCCGCCTTCCATCAGCGGCGCGAAGCGCAGGCCGTAGGCGAGGTCGGGGGGCGCAATGCTGATCTGCCAGAGGTTCCAGGTCGGGCCTTGCGAGGCGCCCCAGAGAATCATGGCGGTGCCGAGAAACGCAAAGAACAGCGTTGTGACACCAAAGAAGCCGACGTAGAACGGACCCACCCAGAAATCGAAGAGGTCGCCGCCAACCAGTGTTCCGCCTCGAACCCGGTATTTCTTTTCAAAATTGAGCATGGCCATGGTGCGGCCCTCCTGTCTCAGGTGGTGTGGACTTCGTACGTCGATGCAAATGGGGGAGGGGAGCAGATGCTGCACTGGCCCACGCCAGTCTCAGCACCTGCACACCTCGGGTGAAGTCAGG is a genomic window of Hydrogenophaga sp. RAC07 containing:
- the pufL gene encoding photosynthetic reaction center subunit L, with the protein product MAMLNFEKKYRVRGGTLVGGDLFDFWVGPFYVGFFGVTTLFFAFLGTAMILWGASQGPTWNLWQISIAPPDLAYGLRFAPLMEGGLWQLITVCAIGSFVSWALREVEICRKLGMGYHVPFAFSVAILAYVTLVVIRPVLLGAWGHGFPYGIFSHLDWVSNVGYQYLHFHYNPAHMLAVSFFFATTFALSLHGSLILSATNPAAGEKVKAPEHEDTFFRDTIGYSIGTLGIHRLGLFLALAAVLFSALCIVISGPFWSRGWPEWWGWWLNLPIWS